Proteins found in one Actinokineospora alba genomic segment:
- a CDS encoding 1-phosphofructokinase family hexose kinase: MIGDISIAVLAPAPDLTVTVEELDGRPDIHLHAGGQGIWQARMAAALGAEVTVCATFGGETGQALRHLIEPELRVQAIDVSARNGSYVHDRRDGSRTEVVRMAADPLTRHELDDLYEAILLAGLRAGVAVLGGPLDDGVVPDSLYERLTADLTSNGCKVVVDLSGSRLDAACEGGPTVIKVSDEEVPKDEPLGKAAARLADSGAEIVVISRAEHPSLAYFDGQAYLVESPGLVPVDTWGGGDSMTAALAYGLAADLPWDAALRLAGAAGAINVTRHGLGTGSGHAVRELSERVRLTPCVKEEDR; the protein is encoded by the coding sequence ATCATCGGCGACATCTCGATCGCGGTCTTGGCACCCGCACCCGACCTGACGGTGACCGTCGAGGAGTTGGACGGGCGCCCCGACATCCATCTGCACGCCGGTGGCCAGGGGATCTGGCAGGCCAGAATGGCCGCCGCCCTGGGTGCCGAGGTCACCGTGTGCGCGACCTTCGGCGGTGAGACCGGGCAGGCGCTGCGCCACCTCATCGAGCCCGAATTGCGGGTCCAGGCCATCGACGTCTCGGCCCGCAACGGGTCCTATGTGCACGATCGGCGCGACGGCAGCCGCACCGAGGTGGTGCGGATGGCCGCCGACCCGCTGACCAGACACGAACTCGACGACCTCTACGAGGCCATCCTCCTCGCGGGCCTGCGGGCCGGGGTGGCGGTGCTCGGCGGACCGTTGGACGACGGCGTGGTCCCCGACTCCCTCTACGAGCGGCTCACGGCGGACCTCACGAGCAACGGGTGCAAGGTCGTCGTCGACCTGTCGGGGTCGCGGCTGGACGCGGCGTGTGAGGGCGGGCCGACCGTGATCAAGGTCAGCGACGAAGAGGTGCCGAAGGACGAACCGCTGGGCAAGGCCGCAGCCCGGCTCGCCGACAGCGGCGCGGAGATCGTGGTGATCTCGCGCGCCGAACACCCGTCCCTGGCCTACTTCGACGGCCAGGCGTACCTGGTGGAGTCGCCGGGTCTGGTGCCGGTGGACACGTGGGGCGGCGGCGACTCGATGACGGCGGCGCTCGCCTACGGCCTGGCCGCCGACCTGCCGTGGGACGCGGCGCTGCGGCTGGCCGGGGCGGCGGGTGCGATCAACGTGACCCGGCACGGGCTGGGCACCGGTTCCGGCCACGCGGTGCGCGAACTGAGCGAACGAGTGCGGCTGACGCCGTGCGTGAAGGAGGAGGACCGATGA
- a CDS encoding SDR family NAD(P)-dependent oxidoreductase, which produces MTTYLVTGAATLLGRDLVDNLLNRPTCTTVYALARPSAVDRLKRRWADDPRVVAMACDLDQPDLGASLPDSVDHVIHLSTKAVAAVVTYARTAGAVAFHQLSPGPDDRTLLRGQRGMDVRIYRPSLMLGDSRTGEPFGEGDLLSLVSRLARLPKALPLACPDLGQTNVIPVDYAAAVIDHLIHHHGGSHLTYPITAPESVPVHEIYNAFADAAGAPRITTTVPAALTRGITAVSTAALGFLDRSRLLRATRRAVLAELGLSRDTLARLSTNATANDAVTRRALAGSGLSVPPLSDYARTIHHHWSANIDPDRASRRPPLQGRTVLITGASSGIGKHTAVRIAREGAHVLLVARRADDLAKLQAEIAGQGGTALSYPCDLTDNDAVDALVKQVLADHGAIDVLVNNAGRSIRRSVIDATDRIHDYERTMALNYFAAVRLTLGLLPSMRDRRSGHIVNVTTQGLQNHTPRFSAYLASKAALEEFGIVTGRELLSHGITVTSVKLPLVSTDMTAPSERFNAFGTLPMMTVERASSLVRKAIVSRPETLSVWLPFGRHAELASMIAPRTTRALGHIVGYEGMPDRPQDRAGLPAMAAAVARMAWRRL; this is translated from the coding sequence ATGACCACCTACCTCGTGACCGGCGCCGCGACCTTGCTCGGCCGCGACCTGGTCGACAACCTGCTCAACCGCCCCACCTGCACCACCGTCTACGCACTGGCGCGACCTTCGGCCGTCGACCGCCTCAAGCGGCGCTGGGCCGACGACCCGCGGGTGGTGGCGATGGCCTGCGACCTCGACCAACCGGACTTGGGCGCTTCCCTGCCCGACTCGGTCGACCACGTCATCCACCTGTCGACCAAGGCCGTGGCCGCCGTGGTCACCTACGCCCGCACCGCGGGCGCCGTCGCGTTCCACCAGCTCTCCCCCGGCCCCGACGACCGCACCTTGCTGCGCGGACAGCGTGGGATGGACGTGCGCATCTACCGCCCGTCCCTGATGCTCGGCGACTCACGAACCGGCGAGCCGTTCGGCGAGGGCGACCTGCTGAGCCTCGTCTCCCGCCTCGCCCGCCTGCCGAAGGCACTGCCTCTCGCGTGCCCGGACCTGGGGCAGACCAACGTGATCCCGGTCGACTACGCCGCCGCCGTGATCGACCACCTGATCCACCACCACGGCGGCTCGCACCTGACGTACCCGATCACGGCACCGGAGTCCGTCCCGGTACACGAGATCTACAACGCCTTCGCCGACGCGGCAGGCGCCCCCCGAATCACCACGACCGTCCCCGCCGCGCTCACCCGAGGCATCACGGCGGTCTCCACGGCGGCCCTCGGCTTCCTCGACCGAAGCCGCCTCCTCCGCGCGACCCGCCGGGCGGTGCTCGCGGAGTTGGGCCTGTCCCGGGACACACTGGCCCGCCTGTCGACGAACGCCACCGCCAACGACGCTGTGACACGCAGAGCGCTCGCGGGAAGCGGCCTGTCGGTCCCGCCGCTGAGCGACTACGCCCGCACCATCCACCACCACTGGTCCGCGAACATCGACCCCGACAGAGCCTCCCGCCGCCCCCCACTGCAGGGCCGCACAGTCCTGATCACCGGCGCTTCATCGGGCATCGGCAAACACACCGCCGTCCGCATCGCCCGCGAGGGCGCCCACGTCCTCCTGGTCGCCCGCCGCGCCGACGACCTGGCGAAACTCCAGGCGGAGATAGCCGGACAAGGCGGCACGGCCCTGTCCTACCCCTGCGACCTCACCGACAACGACGCCGTCGACGCTTTGGTCAAGCAGGTCTTGGCCGACCACGGCGCCATAGACGTCCTGGTCAACAACGCCGGCCGCTCCATCCGCCGGTCGGTGATCGACGCGACCGACCGCATCCACGACTACGAACGAACCATGGCCCTCAACTACTTCGCGGCCGTTCGACTGACCTTGGGACTCCTACCGTCGATGCGGGACCGCCGAAGCGGCCACATCGTCAACGTCACGACCCAGGGGTTGCAGAACCACACCCCACGGTTCTCCGCCTACCTGGCGTCGAAGGCGGCCTTGGAGGAGTTCGGCATCGTGACCGGCCGGGAGCTGCTGTCGCACGGAATCACTGTGACGTCAGTGAAACTGCCCCTGGTGAGCACGGACATGACCGCGCCCTCGGAACGCTTCAACGCCTTCGGCACCTTACCGATGATGACGGTCGAACGGGCCTCTTCGTTGGTACGCAAGGCGATTGTCAGCAGGCCTGAGACGCTATCTGTGTGGCTCCCATTCGGTAGACACGCGGAACTGGCCTCGATGATCGCGCCACGCACCACACGAGCGCTCGGCCACATCGTCGGTTACGAGGGAATGCCGGATCGACCCCAAGACCGCGCGGGCCTGCCAGCGATGGCAGCAGCTGTCGCTCGAATGGCTTGGCGCCGCCTGTAA
- a CDS encoding flavin-containing monooxygenase, with amino-acid sequence MTDQPQHVNVVIVGAGLSGIGAACHLQAELPAKTYTILEARDSIGGTWDLFRYPGIRSDSDMFTLGYRFKPWTEQKAIADGHHILSYVKETAREYGVERHIRFGYRVVSAEWSSTHARWTVRALRGDTGDAMELTCDFLLSATGYYRYDEGYLPEFAGTERFGGTIVHPQHWPEDLDYADKRVVVIGSGATAVTLVPSMAPDAAHVTMLQRSPSYIVTIPAKDAIGNALRKVLPGKLAYAITRWKNVLIATGFYQLSRRRPGLVKKLLRKALQRQLPADYDIDTHFKPSYNPWDQRVCLVPNGDLFRSIRRGQVSIVTDRIETFTETGLRLASGATLDADIIITATGLNLLAFGGMELVVDGNSVKLPETMAYKGMMLSGVPNFGYIVGYTNASWTLKADIACEYICRLLKHMVDNGYDSCVPERDPAVAEEPFMDFSAGYVQRSIGNFPKQGEKAPWRLRMNYLRDVFTLRHSPIADGAMRFGRLRV; translated from the coding sequence ATGACGGACCAGCCGCAGCATGTGAACGTGGTGATCGTCGGGGCGGGCCTGTCCGGGATCGGTGCGGCCTGTCACCTCCAGGCCGAACTGCCCGCCAAGACCTACACGATCCTCGAGGCCCGCGACAGCATCGGCGGCACCTGGGACCTGTTCCGCTACCCCGGCATCCGGTCCGACTCGGACATGTTCACCCTCGGCTACCGGTTCAAGCCGTGGACCGAGCAGAAGGCCATCGCCGACGGCCACCACATCCTGAGCTATGTCAAGGAAACCGCCCGCGAGTACGGCGTCGAGCGGCACATCCGGTTCGGCTACCGGGTCGTCTCGGCTGAGTGGTCGAGCACGCACGCCCGCTGGACGGTGCGGGCCTTGCGTGGCGACACCGGCGATGCGATGGAACTGACCTGCGACTTCCTGCTCAGCGCGACCGGCTACTACCGCTACGACGAGGGCTACCTGCCGGAGTTCGCGGGCACCGAGCGGTTCGGCGGGACGATCGTGCACCCCCAGCACTGGCCGGAAGACCTGGACTACGCCGACAAGCGGGTCGTGGTGATCGGCAGTGGGGCGACCGCGGTGACGCTGGTGCCGTCGATGGCCCCAGACGCGGCGCACGTGACGATGCTGCAGCGTTCACCGAGCTACATCGTGACCATCCCGGCGAAGGACGCCATCGGCAACGCCCTGCGCAAGGTGCTGCCGGGCAAGCTCGCGTATGCGATCACGCGGTGGAAGAACGTGCTCATCGCGACCGGCTTCTACCAGCTCAGCAGGCGCAGGCCGGGTTTGGTGAAGAAGCTGCTCCGCAAGGCGCTGCAGCGGCAGCTGCCCGCCGACTACGACATCGACACGCACTTCAAGCCGTCGTACAACCCTTGGGACCAACGCGTTTGCCTGGTGCCCAACGGCGACCTGTTCCGGTCGATCCGCCGGGGTCAGGTCTCGATCGTCACCGACCGGATCGAGACCTTCACCGAGACCGGCCTGCGGCTCGCCTCCGGCGCGACGCTCGACGCCGACATCATCATCACCGCCACCGGCCTGAACCTGCTGGCCTTCGGCGGCATGGAACTCGTCGTCGACGGCAACTCGGTTAAGCTGCCGGAAACCATGGCGTACAAGGGGATGATGCTCTCCGGGGTGCCGAACTTCGGCTACATCGTGGGCTACACCAACGCCTCGTGGACGCTCAAGGCCGACATCGCCTGCGAGTACATCTGCAGGCTGCTCAAGCACATGGTCGACAACGGCTACGACTCGTGCGTTCCCGAACGCGACCCGGCGGTGGCCGAGGAGCCGTTCATGGACTTCTCCGCCGGATACGTCCAGCGCTCCATCGGCAACTTCCCCAAGCAGGGCGAGAAAGCACCGTGGCGGCTGCGGATGAACTACCTCCGCGACGTGTTCACGCTGCGCCACTCCCCCATCGCCGACGGCGCGATGAGGTTCGGCCGCCTGCGCGTCTGA
- a CDS encoding MaoC/PaaZ C-terminal domain-containing protein, whose product MPEFDTAGLGQWTDPDVFEVTAERIGQYAAATNDPIQRHLDGEVAPPVFGIVPVFNSLVPAALSVAPPELLARLVHGEQDFRFHRPIRPGDRLTSRAKPVGVHGKPNGTAVLVYTETVDADGGLVNEQWMTAFFRKIDAGVTTGDLAPGHTFDESLRAVDPAAEVKAHVDEDQTFRYSPASGDPMPIHLDDELAKMAGLPGIIAHGLCTMAFTSWAVLTEFADSRVERLGRLAVRFAKPVLPGQDLTTRIWPTGSGAVAYETTVDGELVVKDGLAELTS is encoded by the coding sequence ATGCCCGAGTTCGACACGGCCGGACTCGGCCAGTGGACCGACCCGGATGTCTTCGAGGTCACCGCGGAACGGATCGGCCAGTACGCCGCGGCCACCAACGACCCGATCCAGCGCCACCTCGACGGTGAGGTCGCGCCGCCGGTGTTCGGCATCGTCCCGGTGTTCAACTCGCTGGTGCCCGCCGCTCTGTCGGTGGCGCCGCCGGAGTTGCTCGCCCGGCTGGTGCACGGTGAGCAGGACTTCCGGTTCCACCGGCCGATCCGCCCGGGCGACCGGCTGACCTCGCGGGCCAAGCCGGTCGGCGTGCACGGCAAGCCGAACGGCACGGCGGTGCTCGTCTACACCGAGACCGTCGACGCCGACGGCGGCCTGGTCAACGAGCAGTGGATGACGGCGTTCTTCCGCAAGATCGATGCTGGCGTCACCACGGGCGACCTGGCTCCCGGCCACACCTTCGACGAGTCGTTGCGCGCAGTGGACCCGGCCGCGGAGGTCAAGGCACACGTCGACGAGGACCAGACGTTCCGCTACTCACCGGCCTCCGGCGACCCGATGCCGATCCACCTCGACGACGAGCTGGCGAAGATGGCCGGTCTGCCGGGGATCATCGCGCATGGCTTGTGCACCATGGCATTCACGTCGTGGGCGGTGCTGACGGAGTTCGCCGACAGCCGGGTGGAGCGCTTGGGTCGGCTGGCCGTGCGGTTCGCCAAGCCGGTGCTTCCCGGCCAAGACCTCACCACCCGCATCTGGCCCACCGGGTCCGGGGCGGTCGCCTACGAGACCACTGTGGACGGTGAACTGGTCGTCAAGGACGGCCTCGCCGAACTGACTTCCTGA
- a CDS encoding type II toxin-antitoxin system Rv0910 family toxin encodes MTTVNVAVDLPCTPEKAWATVSDLSRFEEWLTIHQGWRGDLPATIGVGSKITEVVSVMGMANKIEWTVEEHDEPRSLKISGTGMAGVKVSFTLSVEPKGDATSANIDAEFTGQMIVGPIGMAVGKSTRAELEKSVAKLAELVG; translated from the coding sequence ATGACCACCGTGAACGTCGCCGTCGACCTGCCCTGCACCCCGGAGAAGGCCTGGGCGACCGTGTCCGACCTGAGCCGCTTCGAGGAGTGGCTGACCATCCACCAGGGCTGGCGCGGCGACCTCCCGGCCACGATCGGCGTCGGCTCCAAGATCACCGAGGTCGTCTCGGTCATGGGCATGGCGAACAAGATCGAGTGGACTGTCGAGGAGCACGACGAGCCGCGCTCGCTGAAAATCAGCGGCACCGGCATGGCCGGGGTCAAAGTCTCGTTCACCCTGTCCGTCGAACCCAAGGGCGACGCGACCAGCGCGAACATCGACGCCGAGTTCACCGGCCAGATGATCGTCGGCCCGATCGGCATGGCGGTCGGCAAGAGCACCCGCGCTGAGCTGGAGAAGTCGGTGGCCAAGCTCGCCGAGCTGGTGGGCTGA
- a CDS encoding SDR family oxidoreductase produces the protein MGRRSLSGKVVVITGGARGIGAATAHALAARGAVVVIGDLDGDKARETAAAVGGSGHALDVTDHAAFSAFLGSLGPIDVLINNAGIMPLAAVTEEAPSTTVRQLELNLHAVIHGTRAAVALMLPQGSGHIVNVASAAGKFGFPNASTYCATKFGVVGFSEAVRAELRGTGVEVTCVMPGMVRTELISGLAEIGVLRPVTAEAVALGIVRALERPRFEVFVPRRLNALTRAQRFFPRTVSDWAMRVIGADTALVGPSASRAAYEARVQG, from the coding sequence ATGGGGCGTAGGTCGCTCAGTGGCAAGGTCGTGGTGATCACTGGTGGGGCTCGGGGGATCGGGGCTGCTACGGCGCATGCTCTGGCTGCCCGTGGTGCCGTAGTCGTGATCGGTGATCTGGACGGGGATAAGGCTCGGGAGACGGCGGCTGCTGTCGGTGGGTCTGGGCATGCGCTTGATGTGACCGATCATGCTGCGTTCTCGGCGTTTCTTGGGTCTCTTGGGCCGATTGACGTTTTGATCAACAATGCTGGGATCATGCCGTTGGCTGCTGTTACCGAAGAGGCGCCTTCGACTACCGTGCGGCAGTTGGAGCTCAATCTGCATGCGGTGATTCATGGGACTCGTGCTGCTGTCGCCCTCATGCTGCCGCAGGGGTCTGGGCACATTGTGAATGTGGCTTCGGCGGCGGGGAAGTTCGGGTTTCCCAACGCATCGACTTATTGTGCGACGAAGTTCGGTGTCGTGGGGTTCTCTGAGGCGGTGCGTGCTGAGTTGCGGGGGACTGGGGTTGAGGTGACGTGTGTGATGCCGGGGATGGTTCGGACTGAGTTGATCTCTGGGTTGGCGGAGATCGGGGTTCTTCGGCCGGTTACCGCTGAGGCGGTGGCTTTGGGGATTGTTCGGGCTTTGGAGCGGCCTCGGTTTGAGGTGTTTGTGCCTCGGCGGTTGAACGCTCTCACTCGGGCTCAGCGGTTCTTTCCTCGGACTGTGTCCGACTGGGCTATGCGGGTTATTGGTGCGGATACCGCTCTTGTCGGCCCTTCTGCGTCGCGGGCTGCTTACGAGGCGCGGGTGCAGGGGTAG
- a CDS encoding flavin-containing monooxygenase — protein sequence MAAGQPRVAIVGAGMSGLCMAAKLRQAGFDDLVVHESAGEVGGTWRDNTYPGLSCDVPARFYSYSFAPHAGWSRNFAPGAEIQRYFVGASADLGLRRHIRFDSEIARADWDGRRYRLRTTDGHTDHADVLIAATGILREPRLPDIEGLSSFAGAAFHSARWDHSVPLRGKRIAVIGTGSTGVQITSALAGVAKPLTLFQRTAQWILPLPQLPYSPVSRAALRVVPGLNRLSYRSYQHIMELVFGHAAVEPGWQRSAVAEVCRSYLRLAIRDPRLRAKLTPPDDPMCKRLIMSASFYPALRRRDVHLVTDSITRVEPAGIRTSDGRLHEVDVIVLATGFDAHAFLRPMELVGEHGQTLSDAWRDGPRGYRTVAVPGFPNFFTLIGPHSPIGNHSLIAIAETQADYVLGWLERIRSGSVSTVVPTAEATEEFNTALRSAMPSTVWTTGCDSWYLGADGVPELWPWTPAVHRRMLASPVLPHFQVT from the coding sequence ATGGCAGCAGGGCAGCCGCGGGTGGCGATCGTCGGGGCAGGCATGTCCGGGCTGTGCATGGCCGCGAAGCTGCGCCAGGCCGGGTTCGACGACCTGGTGGTGCACGAGAGCGCGGGCGAGGTCGGCGGCACCTGGCGGGACAACACGTACCCGGGCCTGAGCTGCGACGTTCCCGCGCGGTTCTACTCGTACTCCTTCGCCCCGCACGCCGGGTGGAGCCGCAACTTCGCGCCGGGCGCGGAGATCCAGCGCTACTTCGTCGGCGCGTCCGCCGATCTCGGGCTGCGTCGGCACATCCGGTTCGACTCGGAGATCGCGCGCGCCGACTGGGACGGCCGCCGCTACCGGCTGCGGACCACCGACGGGCACACCGACCACGCCGACGTGCTGATCGCCGCCACCGGCATCCTGCGGGAGCCGCGGCTGCCCGACATCGAGGGACTGTCGTCGTTCGCCGGGGCCGCCTTCCACTCCGCTCGCTGGGACCACTCGGTGCCGTTGCGCGGCAAGCGGATCGCGGTCATCGGGACCGGGTCGACGGGGGTGCAGATCACCTCGGCGCTCGCGGGTGTGGCGAAGCCGCTGACGTTGTTCCAGCGGACCGCGCAGTGGATCCTGCCGCTGCCGCAACTGCCGTACAGCCCGGTTTCCCGCGCCGCTCTCCGTGTGGTGCCTGGGCTGAACCGGCTGAGCTACAGGTCGTATCAGCACATCATGGAGTTGGTGTTCGGCCACGCCGCCGTCGAGCCGGGCTGGCAGCGGTCGGCGGTCGCGGAGGTCTGCCGGTCGTACCTGCGGCTCGCGATTCGCGACCCCCGGCTGCGCGCCAAGCTGACGCCGCCGGACGACCCGATGTGCAAGCGCCTCATCATGTCCGCCTCGTTCTACCCGGCGCTGCGTCGTCGGGACGTGCACCTCGTCACCGACTCGATCACGCGGGTCGAGCCCGCGGGCATTCGGACGTCGGATGGGCGGTTGCACGAGGTCGACGTCATCGTGCTCGCGACGGGGTTCGACGCGCACGCGTTCCTGCGGCCGATGGAGCTCGTCGGCGAACACGGGCAGACCCTCTCCGACGCCTGGCGTGATGGACCGCGCGGCTATCGGACCGTTGCGGTGCCGGGGTTTCCGAATTTCTTCACGCTGATCGGGCCGCACAGCCCGATCGGCAACCACTCGCTGATCGCGATCGCCGAGACGCAGGCCGACTATGTGCTGGGGTGGCTGGAGCGGATCCGGTCGGGCTCGGTGTCGACGGTCGTGCCGACCGCGGAGGCGACGGAGGAGTTCAACACGGCTCTGCGGTCCGCGATGCCTTCCACTGTGTGGACGACCGGCTGCGACAGCTGGTACCTCGGCGCGGACGGGGTGCCCGAACTGTGGCCTTGGACGCCCGCCGTCCATCGGCGGATGCTTGCTTCGCCTGTGCTGCCGCACTTTCAGGTCACCTAG
- a CDS encoding lipid-transfer protein codes for MTSEGGPVGGKAYVIGVGMTKFEKPGSRDWDYPDMAREAGTNALADAGIDYSQVQQAYVGYVYGESTSGQRAVYELGMTGIPVVNVNNNCSTGSTALFLATQAVKSGQADVTLALGFEKMQPGSLGATFEDREQPMMRHLLALAELQEFAMPPAPYMFGAAGREHMQRYGTTAEQFAKIGVKNHKHSVNNPYAQFQVEYSLEDVLAAKTVYDPLTKLQCSPTSDGSGAVIVASEAFVEKHGLAAQAVEIVGQAMVTDLRSTFEDKSAITLVGADMTRTAVRQVYEQAGIGPSDVDVIELHDCFSTNELLTYEALGLCPEGEGGKLIDAGETTYGGKWVVNPSGGLISKGHPLGATGLAQCSELTWQLRGTADKRQVDGAKVALQHNIGLGGAVVITAYRPADR; via the coding sequence ATGACAAGTGAGGGAGGCCCGGTGGGCGGCAAGGCGTACGTGATCGGCGTCGGGATGACGAAATTCGAGAAGCCCGGCAGTCGCGACTGGGACTACCCGGACATGGCGCGGGAAGCGGGCACGAACGCCCTGGCCGACGCGGGTATCGACTACTCCCAGGTTCAGCAGGCGTACGTGGGCTACGTCTACGGCGAGTCCACCTCCGGCCAGCGCGCGGTCTACGAACTGGGCATGACCGGCATCCCCGTGGTCAACGTCAACAACAACTGCTCCACCGGCTCCACGGCGCTGTTCCTCGCGACCCAGGCGGTCAAGAGCGGCCAGGCCGACGTCACCCTCGCGCTGGGTTTCGAGAAGATGCAGCCGGGCTCGCTCGGCGCCACCTTCGAAGACCGCGAGCAGCCGATGATGCGGCACCTGCTCGCGCTCGCCGAGCTGCAGGAGTTCGCGATGCCGCCCGCGCCGTACATGTTCGGCGCCGCGGGCCGCGAGCACATGCAGCGCTACGGCACCACGGCCGAGCAGTTCGCCAAGATCGGCGTCAAGAACCACAAGCACTCGGTCAACAACCCGTACGCCCAGTTCCAGGTCGAGTACTCGCTCGAAGACGTGCTGGCCGCCAAGACGGTCTACGACCCGCTGACCAAGCTGCAGTGCTCGCCGACGTCGGACGGCTCCGGCGCGGTCATCGTCGCGAGCGAGGCGTTCGTCGAGAAGCACGGCCTCGCCGCCCAGGCGGTGGAGATCGTCGGCCAGGCGATGGTGACCGACCTGCGCAGCACCTTCGAGGACAAGAGCGCGATCACCCTCGTCGGCGCGGACATGACCAGGACGGCCGTCCGCCAGGTGTACGAGCAGGCGGGCATCGGGCCGTCCGATGTGGACGTCATCGAGCTGCACGACTGCTTCTCCACCAACGAGCTGCTCACCTACGAAGCGCTCGGCCTCTGCCCGGAGGGCGAGGGCGGCAAGCTCATCGACGCGGGCGAGACCACCTACGGCGGCAAGTGGGTCGTGAACCCCTCCGGCGGCCTGATCTCCAAGGGCCACCCGCTCGGCGCGACCGGCCTGGCCCAGTGCTCCGAGCTCACCTGGCAGCTGCGCGGCACCGCCGACAAGCGCCAGGTCGACGGCGCGAAGGTCGCCCTGCAGCACAACATCGGGCTCGGCGGCGCCGTCGTCATCACCGCGTACCGCCCCGCCGACCGCTGA
- a CDS encoding TetR/AcrR family transcriptional regulator, whose translation MLEAEKDQPDVDGRSTRWDAHKAQRRLEVLDAAVAAIEQDGPGVGVKQIADRVGVPRPVVYRHFKDRADLDEQIRQRIIDSLMAELSPTLRPDGTPVQAIRRAVLAYLDWIEQHPRLHEFLGAAVRADAPTAGSRIVAGTKAAIASQAAQLFAMALKTSGKETTLAPQIASGIIGFVDASVNRWLADKRRTLTTAQLADFLTCSIWAILDGNLKALGVDFDPDQPIRRLLVD comes from the coding sequence ATGCTCGAAGCCGAGAAGGATCAGCCCGACGTCGACGGACGGTCGACACGCTGGGACGCGCACAAGGCGCAGCGCCGCCTGGAGGTGCTCGACGCCGCCGTCGCCGCGATCGAGCAGGACGGTCCCGGCGTCGGCGTCAAGCAGATCGCCGACCGGGTCGGCGTGCCGCGCCCGGTCGTCTACCGGCACTTCAAGGACCGCGCCGACCTCGACGAGCAGATCCGGCAGCGGATCATCGATTCACTGATGGCCGAACTCAGCCCGACGCTGCGCCCCGACGGCACCCCGGTCCAGGCGATCCGACGGGCGGTCCTGGCCTATCTCGACTGGATCGAGCAGCACCCGCGCCTGCACGAGTTCCTCGGTGCGGCCGTCCGAGCCGACGCACCCACCGCCGGGTCTCGCATCGTCGCGGGCACCAAGGCGGCGATCGCGTCGCAGGCCGCGCAACTGTTCGCCATGGCGCTGAAGACGTCCGGCAAGGAAACCACCCTCGCTCCGCAGATCGCGTCCGGCATCATCGGCTTCGTCGACGCCTCGGTCAACCGCTGGCTCGCCGACAAGCGCCGCACCCTCACCACCGCGCAACTCGCCGACTTCCTGACCTGCTCGATCTGGGCGATCCTCGACGGCAACCTCAAGGCCCTCGGGGTCGATTTCGACCCGGACCAGCCGATCAGGCGACTGCTCGTCGATTGA
- a CDS encoding AraC family transcriptional regulator, whose protein sequence is MPTWDFPRGPVGARLLLKTGLDHGLSARQCLVGTGLAEHDLDELDRIDATQELRVGRNLVRRLGDLPGLGVQAGRGYTLGAVGVWGFALLTSPTWRDAIEVGVRFFRLTTAFVHPVLRRDDDQTVLALLDDELPADVRDLLVERDLAAVAALVRLLIPEVPEVRMEVTLSAPRAKALAAVLPGLQVLSGRPRNLITLPDELLATPLPQADEHTWDACKRQCQALLDTTAERTGMAARVRSALLAHPEHNVGMDEVAARLHHDVRTLRRRLADEGTSFRALKAEIHHTLAVEMLGTVGLSVAQVAQRLGYSDPTSFTHAFTRWTGTSPSSYRVRD, encoded by the coding sequence ATGCCGACCTGGGACTTCCCCCGCGGCCCCGTGGGCGCCCGGTTGCTGCTGAAAACCGGCCTCGACCACGGGCTGAGCGCGCGGCAGTGCCTCGTCGGGACCGGGCTGGCCGAGCACGACCTCGACGAACTCGACCGGATCGACGCCACCCAGGAGCTTCGGGTGGGCCGCAACCTGGTCCGCAGGCTCGGCGACCTGCCCGGACTCGGCGTGCAGGCAGGCCGCGGCTACACCCTGGGCGCGGTCGGCGTGTGGGGTTTCGCGCTGCTGACCAGCCCGACGTGGCGCGACGCGATCGAGGTCGGGGTCCGCTTCTTCCGCCTCACCACGGCGTTCGTCCACCCGGTGCTGCGGCGCGACGACGACCAGACCGTGTTGGCCCTGCTCGACGACGAACTCCCCGCCGACGTCCGCGACCTCCTCGTCGAACGCGACCTCGCCGCCGTCGCCGCCTTGGTCAGGCTGCTGATTCCCGAGGTCCCGGAGGTCCGGATGGAGGTGACCCTGTCCGCGCCGCGAGCGAAGGCGCTGGCGGCGGTCCTCCCCGGTCTGCAGGTCCTCAGTGGACGCCCGCGCAACCTGATCACGCTGCCCGACGAGTTGCTCGCCACCCCGCTCCCGCAGGCCGACGAGCACACGTGGGACGCCTGTAAGCGCCAGTGCCAGGCCCTGCTCGACACCACCGCCGAACGCACCGGGATGGCCGCCCGGGTCCGCTCCGCCCTGCTCGCCCACCCCGAGCACAACGTCGGCATGGACGAGGTCGCCGCCCGGCTGCACCACGACGTGCGCACCCTGCGCAGGAGGCTGGCCGACGAGGGGACGTCCTTCCGGGCGCTCAAAGCCGAGATCCACCACACCCTGGCCGTCGAGATGCTCGGCACCGTCGGGCTCAGCGTCGCCCAGGTCGCGCAGCGGCTCGGCTACTCCGACCCGACCAGCTTCACCCACGCCTTCACCCGCTGGACCGGCACCTCGCCGAGCTCGTACCGCGTGCGCGACTGA